In Daphnia pulicaria isolate SC F1-1A chromosome 9, SC_F0-13Bv2, whole genome shotgun sequence, the genomic stretch GCGTCGTGGAATTGATTGGCCCCTTCGTTGAATTCCCGAAAAAATGTCCTACTGCGCTATTTCTGCCAATTaaaagttatttatttatttctggtTACATTCGGCTAGTTATAAACACTCGGGGCGACGTCTTacgtaaacacacacacacaataaaggaggaaaaaacagGACCGACCGTGTGCAGAAAGGGGaaatctttatttctttttagattcaattttctttcacttttttgcGTGACAgccagaaaaaggaaatcaaaagggAGAGGTGTGTGACGTGTGACCTCGACGAAGCGGAAAATCCCAACTTGAACAGAAACATGCACAGTATTTATACGTACGTGTGTGCAACACAAGACATCCACCCCAATTTGGCCCGTGTaaataatttagtttttcATATAAGATTGGGATTCGATTCCAAGGTGAATCAAATTACACAGCCGAGGAGACGACGACAGCAGCTGGCGGATACGATTTCCCTTGTAGAGTCTGGCGCccgtgtgtttttattttcgagaAAATGAGGAAGTTGCCAAAACagaaacgaaaaattcaatttacccaaaagcaaaaacaatttgatttgcGCGCGCCCCAATGtcatgtttttttctattttatcaaGTAGTAGGAGTGGATCATGGTGGGAGCGCAGGACTCGTCTGGAGCGACGCCTATCCCTTTGCGCCACCGTCGTCGTCTTTGTGGCCGTCGGATTGGCTATCGCCATGGCCGCTCTCATCTACCGAGGCCAGCAAAACGACCCCTCAAAAGGTTCGGCTATTTTCCcaattctcaatttttttggttttttaaattattattattatttttctgttttattgggGAATGATgcgattgattgatttataaaCCCCCCGATATCCCCAATTGCCATCTTCAAATAGTGTTCGATAGTGAAACTCTTGCCATGGTCTCGCCCTCTGCCGCAGCCTTTACCGTCAGCAGTCACGAAGTTCTCGATTTGGACAAGGCCACCAAATCCGACGCCGATCCTTCGGCCAAAAGCGCCAACGGCGACGTTTGCAACACTTCGGGCTGCGTCCTGGCAGGTACAAATTAACTTGTCCCATCTACTTTCTGTGTGAAAATCAACTAATTTGAATTCTAAATCAAAGCGGCCGAGATCCTGAAAAACATGGACAAGACGGTGGATCCTTGCGAGGATTTCTACTCGTTCGCTTGCggcggattcgaaacgaggaACGTGATTCCGGACGACCAGTCGAGCGTGACGACTTTCAGTTTGATTAGCGACGAAGTGACGGAGCAGCTGCGGTCGCTCATCGAGAGGCCCATCAAAGAAACGGACGCTGAGCCGTTCAAGCTGGTCAAGAAAGTACGTACACATAAAAccgtctctttcttctttgatgtGCCGGCCTGGATGGATAAATAATTCCGTTTTGAATCGCAGCTCTTCCAGTCGTGTTTGAACAAGACCCGGGCGGAGGAGGCGGGCCTGGCGCCGCTCAAGGAGGTCCTTGACCAGTTTGGCGGCTGGCCGGTCGTCATTGGCGACAGCTGGGACGACAGCACTTTTGTTTGGACTGATATGATTTACAAGTTCCGTCTGGCCGGCTATTCGATCGACTACTTTGTCGACTTTTCCGTCACGACCGACCTGAAGAACTCGACTTCGCGTATTATCGACGTAAATAATAATTCCCGCCCATCATTTCACCTCGTCAGAAATATTGAATTGTTAATGATTCGCTTATTATTTCGTTGGGACAGTTGGATCAAGCCACTCTGGGACTGAGCCGTGAATATCTGATCAAAGGTCTCGGAGACAAGGACGTCAAAGCTTACCTCGATTATCAAGTCGGTTTAGCCACTCTCCTGGGAGCCGATAAGGACAGCGCAACTAAGCAGCAGACGGAAGCCCTCGAATTTGAAATCAAGCTGGCCAAtgtaattcttttatttcaaagcctcttttctcccttttaatCCCTCTAAGCTGTGTAcgtagtaaaagaaaaaggcgggatcattaattttgattgcTCTACCCTTCCCAACCGAAATAAATGAAACAGATCAATTTGCCGAGGGAGGAGCGCCGCGATGCCAACAAACTTTACAATCCCATGACTATTAAAGAATTGAGCCTCAAAGTACCCGAAATCCCTTGGCTGGTCTACATGAACACGATCCTGGCCCCGCATCACGTCCTGACGGAAAACGAGCGCGTCATTGTCGATGTGCCCGACTATTTCCCCAAGCTCGTTGATTTGCTGGCCAAAACTCCCAAGAGGTACAACATCCAACATCATCCCGCGTTttccatcaacaacaacaaattttgatttgatttgattttctcaAGGACTTTGGCCAATTATTTGATGTGGCGCGTTTCCTCGGCGTCTGTCGGCTACTTGAACGAAGCTGCCAGAAATCTGCAGTTGAAATATTCCGCCGTCTTGACCGGCACAACTGAACGAAAACCCCGCTGGGAAGAGTGCACTGACCTCGTGTCCGGCAGGTAACCAAATCTTCCTCCTCATCTCCCAAAAGAAACTCGTTTTAATTCAAaacttgtcttttattttatttttctttatatttgcaTATCTCTCCCTTTGTGTGTTTATCTGGCACAgagccaaaaaatcaaaaggcaAAATGTAAGATGAAGAAGACAcgcccatttttatttgattccgcCCCATTTTGTCCTTTTGctcttttctctgtttgtttgtttttgtttcttgttgactAAACTCGTgtcctctttttttcgttttcacaGTTTTGGCAATGCTGTTGGCGCCATGTACGTCCGCGAATATTTCGAAGAGGCGGCCCGCCAATCGATGAACGAGATGGTCAAAGATATCCGCAGCGTTTTCTCGGAAATTATCGACGAACTCGAGTGGATGGACGATGAAACGCGAGTGCGCGCCAAGGGCAAATCCGATTCCATGACGACTCACATCGCCTATCCCGACGAACTCTTGGACGACAAAAAGTTGATTGATCTCTACCAAAACGTAATtaataataacatttaaaagttTTTGGGTGTTTCTTAATTTTCTGGTCAAACACAGAGAATAacttttattccattttttggtttatttagTTGACACTCGACTCGACCGACTACCTGCGCAACGCCCTCAATCTGACCGTCTTTGGCACGAATTACGCATTCAAAAAGTTGCGCGAATCCGTTAACAAGACGGACTGGATTTCTCACGGTAGACCGGCCGTTGTCAACGCTTACTATTCACCACTAGAGAACTCGATCCGTAAGTTCTTTCTTTCGACATGCACGATATCTAATATCTCTCTGCCAAGATGTATCATGTGCATTCTATTCTTTTCTATTCACGCAGAATTCCCGGCCGGTATTCTTCAAGGCGCATTCTTCGGCAAAAACAGACCCGCTTACCTAAACTACGGCGCCATCGGTTGGGTTATTGGGCACGAAATCACGCACGGATTCGATGATCaggtaaaaaatataaatcattCTTTAAAATGTTCTCACGATTTAATCGTTAAAAtgtcattattatttgatggGTGCAGGGACGTCAATTCGGTCCCGATGGCAATTTGGCCGAATGGTGGGAACCACCGaccaagaaaaattatttggagCGGGCCCAGTGCATTATTAACCAATACGGCAATTACTCATTCCCGGAACTCGGCTTGAATGTAATCAGATTTTAAACCACAACAACCGGAAACGATTTATTTGAATctgaattataatttttttttaatctttttttaaatttcaaatagatCAACGGAATTAATACTCAAGGTGAAAACATTGCCGACAACGGCGGGATCAAGGAAGCCTATCGAGCCTACATCAAATACGCGACACGCTCACGA encodes the following:
- the LOC124312877 gene encoding neprilysin-2-like isoform X1: MTISTRPTSILEHDSQMSLASQPNAREYNSRSGSWWERRTRLERRLSLCATVVVFVAVGLAIAMAALIYRGQQNDPSKVFDSETLAMVSPSAAAFTVSSHEVLDLDKATKSDADPSAKSANGDVCNTSGCVLAAAEILKNMDKTVDPCEDFYSFACGGFETRNVIPDDQSSVTTFSLISDEVTEQLRSLIERPIKETDAEPFKLVKKLFQSCLNKTRAEEAGLAPLKEVLDQFGGWPVVIGDSWDDSTFVWTDMIYKFRLAGYSIDYFVDFSVTTDLKNSTSRIIDLDQATLGLSREYLIKGLGDKDVKAYLDYQVGLATLLGADKDSATKQQTEALEFEIKLANINLPREERRDANKLYNPMTIKELSLKVPEIPWLVYMNTILAPHHVLTENERVIVDVPDYFPKLVDLLAKTPKRTLANYLMWRVSSASVGYLNEAARNLQLKYSAVLTGTTERKPRWEECTDLVSGSFGNAVGAMYVREYFEEAARQSMNEMVKDIRSVFSEIIDELEWMDDETRVRAKGKSDSMTTHIAYPDELLDDKKLIDLYQNLTLDSTDYLRNALNLTVFGTNYAFKKLRESVNKTDWISHGRPAVVNAYYSPLENSIQFPAGILQGAFFGKNRPAYLNYGAIGWVIGHEITHGFDDQGRQFGPDGNLAEWWEPPTKKNYLERAQCIINQYGNYSFPELGLNINGINTQGENIADNGGIKEAYRAYIKYATRSRSGFENWDQVEQRLPGLSQYNVRQLFWLGAANVWCQKSRPESLKLRILTGAHSPSRFRVRGPFANMPQFASDYNCPLGSAMNPVQKCAVW
- the LOC124312877 gene encoding neprilysin-2-like isoform X2, which encodes MTISTRPTSILEHDSQMSLASQPNAREYNRSGSWWERRTRLERRLSLCATVVVFVAVGLAIAMAALIYRGQQNDPSKVFDSETLAMVSPSAAAFTVSSHEVLDLDKATKSDADPSAKSANGDVCNTSGCVLAAAEILKNMDKTVDPCEDFYSFACGGFETRNVIPDDQSSVTTFSLISDEVTEQLRSLIERPIKETDAEPFKLVKKLFQSCLNKTRAEEAGLAPLKEVLDQFGGWPVVIGDSWDDSTFVWTDMIYKFRLAGYSIDYFVDFSVTTDLKNSTSRIIDLDQATLGLSREYLIKGLGDKDVKAYLDYQVGLATLLGADKDSATKQQTEALEFEIKLANINLPREERRDANKLYNPMTIKELSLKVPEIPWLVYMNTILAPHHVLTENERVIVDVPDYFPKLVDLLAKTPKRTLANYLMWRVSSASVGYLNEAARNLQLKYSAVLTGTTERKPRWEECTDLVSGSFGNAVGAMYVREYFEEAARQSMNEMVKDIRSVFSEIIDELEWMDDETRVRAKGKSDSMTTHIAYPDELLDDKKLIDLYQNLTLDSTDYLRNALNLTVFGTNYAFKKLRESVNKTDWISHGRPAVVNAYYSPLENSIQFPAGILQGAFFGKNRPAYLNYGAIGWVIGHEITHGFDDQGRQFGPDGNLAEWWEPPTKKNYLERAQCIINQYGNYSFPELGLNINGINTQGENIADNGGIKEAYRAYIKYATRSRSGFENWDQVEQRLPGLSQYNVRQLFWLGAANVWCQKSRPESLKLRILTGAHSPSRFRVRGPFANMPQFASDYNCPLGSAMNPVQKCAVW